GTGTAGCCGGTTCACGGCTGCTGGTACAGCGCGATATCTACGACCAGTTCGTCAGCCGGCTGGCGGCACGGGCAGAACAGATCTGCATCGGCCATCCGCAGCTGGACAGCAGCGAAATGGGGCCGATGGCCACCGCGCAGCAGCTGGCGGTCGTGGAGTCGCTGGTGGCGAAGGCTCAGGCCGAAGGCGCGCGGCTGCGCACCGGCGGCAAGCGCCCTGATCTGGACAGTCAGGGCTGGTATTACCGGCCGACGCTGCTGGAGTGTGATCGCCACGCCATGAGCATCATGCAGGAAGAAGTATTCGGTCCGGTGGCGGCGGTGATGCCCTTCGATGATGAAGCACATGCGCTGGCGCTGGCCAACGACAGCCAGTTCGGGCTCGCTGCGGGTATCTGGACCCGTGATCTGGGTCGTGCGCACCGGCTGGCGCGGGGCATCCGCTCCGGCATCATCTGGGTCAACACCTACCGTGCGGTGTCCGCGATGGCGCCGATTGGCGGCTTTAACCACAGTGGCTACGGCCGCGAAAGCGGTATCGACTCAGTGCTGGCCTACAGCGAAACCAAGACGGTATGGATCAACCTGTCACAGGCGCCCATGCCTGACCCTTTTGTGATGCGTTAATGGCGTTCGAGGTACAGCAAGATGATTGATGCAGCGGTATACAAAGAAGTCATGGGGTCGTTTCCCACCGGGGTGACCGTGATTACGACGCTTGATCAGCAGGGGGCAGTGGTCGGGATGACCGCCAGCGCCTTCAGTGCGCTGTCACTGGACCCGGCGCTGGTGTTGTTCTGTCCGAACTACAGCGCCGACTCCTACCCGGTGCTGCGTGAACGTCAGCAGTTTGCGATTCATCTGCTGGCGGCCGGACAGCAGGGCATGGCCTATGCGTTTGCCAGCAAGGGGCGCGATAAGGCCAAAGATGTGAGCTGGCAGCTGAGCGAGCGCGGCAACCCGCTGCTGGAAGGCGCGACCGCGATCATCGAGTGCACGCTCTGGCGCGAATACGAAGGCGGGGATCACGCCATCATTGTCGGCGCGGTAGAGAATCTGATCGTACCGGAGCAGCCACTGCTGCCGATGCTGTATCACCGTGGCAAGCTGGGAGAGATGCCGCAGCTGGCCTGAGTACGGGCCGCTGTCATGCACCGGTCACACCATGATGTCATCTGGTAT
This Pokkaliibacter sp. MBI-7 DNA region includes the following protein-coding sequences:
- a CDS encoding flavin reductase family protein; protein product: MIDAAVYKEVMGSFPTGVTVITTLDQQGAVVGMTASAFSALSLDPALVLFCPNYSADSYPVLRERQQFAIHLLAAGQQGMAYAFASKGRDKAKDVSWQLSERGNPLLEGATAIIECTLWREYEGGDHAIIVGAVENLIVPEQPLLPMLYHRGKLGEMPQLA